Below is a window of Calditrichota bacterium DNA.
CGCCGATGCAATCCATCGCCATCGTGACGGGTTTGCCGAGCAGTTCAGCAAGTCTCACGGCCGCAGGCGCGAGCGACATGTCGGGATTCTTCTTGCCTTTCGGTCGTCCCAGGTGGCTCATCAAAATCGCCTTGCCGCCGGACGCCATAATTTTCTTAATCGTGGGCAGCGACTCGCGGATGCGCGTGTCGTCGGTCACCTTGCCCTCGTCAAGCGGCACATTGAAATCCACGCGCACCAAAACGCGCTTGCCGCTTAAGTCAACCTGATCAATCGTGAGTTTGTTCATCTCCGGAAAATATGAAGTATGAAATAGGAAATGTGAAATTTGTCAGCAAACGAAAGCGTTAACTAATCTTTCTTTGGCAGCCTAAATTTGAACGGAATTGTAATCCATGTTGAAGTTGGTTTGTTGCCTTGCAGAGCCGGTTCAAACTGCCATGTTGGAAGGACATCCTCGACCGCCTTCGCAAAACCATAACCTTTCGGTTCCTCTTGGAGTATTTTCCATTCCGCCACATGCCCGGACGAATCAACGTGAATTCCAACCAGAACGAAGCCCTTAATTCCGTTCTTGAGTGCTTCGGGTGGATGCTGAGGTTGCGGACACTTGTCCTTAACAAGTTCGGGGCCAGACCCTACATCAGAAAACCCATCCCATGCAGGCGGTGCAAATAGAGAATCGGGCACCAAGAGTGAATCGACAAGATTCTCGCCATAGCCGGAACTGCTGATAAGCAGTATGAAAAAAATGATGGACAGATTTCTCATGGAACGTTTTGTCCTGCAAGATGTGGCGCTAAACAAACCGGCAAACCCCAAGCACTGCCGCGGCAGGTGTCTTCCTCGCGGCGGCACCCGCTGCGGGTGCCCCGCTTCTGTCATCCTTTGTAAGGATCTATTCAAGGCCGACTGAGTTGTGATGTGCGCACAATGCTCTCGATCACGCAACAAGATTCTTACAGAGAATGACAGAAGAGGGAATCGTGCGTTTGAGCATTTCGACTCCGCTCGGAGGATTTTGCCCAGCAAGCTGGGCGCTACACCTTCCCAAGCGCATCAAGGTAGTCCTCAATGGACATCTTGATCTGCCGCAACATGCTCCGCATCAAAGGCCGGTTCAAATCTTCGCCCGGATGATTGGGAACCGCTATCGAACGACCATCTTTGTGCTCAAAGATAACGTGACTTCCCTTTTGTCTGACGGCTTCAAATCCCCATAATTTGAGAATCTTGGAGAATGTGCGAAAGTCAATAACCGGGAGTTTTGT
It encodes the following:
- a CDS encoding type II toxin-antitoxin system HicA family toxin, translated to MDFRTFSKILKLWGFEAVRQKGSHVIFEHKDGRSIAVPNHPGEDLNRPLMRSMLRQIKMSIEDYLDALGKV
- a CDS encoding energy transducer TonB; translation: MTEAGHPQRVPPRGRHLPRQCLGFAGLFSATSCRTKRSMRNLSIIFFILLISSSGYGENLVDSLLVPDSLFAPPAWDGFSDVGSGPELVKDKCPQPQHPPEALKNGIKGFVLVGIHVDSSGHVAEWKILQEEPKGYGFAKAVEDVLPTWQFEPALQGNKPTSTWITIPFKFRLPKKD